The following proteins are encoded in a genomic region of Aptenodytes patagonicus chromosome 13, bAptPat1.pri.cur, whole genome shotgun sequence:
- the ARPC1A gene encoding actin-related protein 2/3 complex subunit 1A produces MSLHQFLLEPITCHAWNRDRTQIAISPNNHEVHIYKKSGNQWVKAHELKEHNGHITGIDWAPKSDRIVTCGADRNAYVWSQKDGVWKPTLVILRINRAATFVKWSPLENKFAVGSGARLISVCYFESENDWWVSKHIKKPIRSTVLSLDWHPNNVLLAAGSCDFKCRVFSAYIKEVDEKPASTPWGSKMPFGQLMSEFGGAGSGGWVHSVSFSASGNRLAWVSHDSTVSVADASKNMMVSQLKTEFLPLLSVSFVSENSVVAAGHDCCPMLFNCDDRGLLTFVSKLDIPKQSIQRNISAMERFRNMDKRATTEDRNTTLETLHQNSITQVSIYEIDKRDCRKFCTTGIDGAMTIWDFKTLESSIQGLRIM; encoded by the exons ATGTCTCTACATCAGTTTTTACTAGAGCCAATCACCTGCCATGCATGGAACAGAGACCGTACTC agATTGCCATTAGCCCTAATAATCATGAAGTCCACATCTACAAGAAGAGCGGGAACCAGTGGGTAAAGGCTCATGAGCTAAAGGAACACAATGGACACATTACAG GTATTGACTGGGCTCCCAAAAGCGATCGCATTGTAACTTGCGGTGCAGACCGTAACGCCTATGTCTGGAGTCAGAAGGATGGCGTGTGGAAACCAACCCTTGTGATCCTGAGAATTAATCGTGCAGCCACCTTTGTGAAATGGTCTCCCTTGGAGAACAAATTTGCTGTGGGAAGTGGAGCTCGACTTATATCTGTGTGCTACTTTGAATCTGAAAATGACTG GTGGGTgagcaaacacattaaaaagccCATTCGTTCCACTGTCCTTAGCCTGGACTGGCACCCCAACAATGTTTTGCTGGCTGCTGGATCCTGTGACTTCAAGTGCAG GGTGTTTTCTGCTTACATTAAGGAAGTGGATGAAAAACCAGCCAGTACACCATGGGGCTCCAAAATGCCTTTTGGGCAGCTGATGTCAGAATTTGGGGGTGCTGGAAGTGGTGGATGGGTGCATAGTGTCAGTTTTTCTGCCAGCGGTAACCGCCTAGCCTGGGTCAGTCATGACAGTACTGTGTCAGTTGCTGATGCCTCAAAAAATATGAT GGTTTCGCAGCTGAAAACAGAGTTCCTCCCACTCCTGAGTGTGTCGTTTGTCTCTGAGAACAGTGTGGTGGCAGCT GGCCATGACTGCTGCCCCATGCTCTTTAACTGTGATGACCGTGGCTTGCTGACCTTCGTTTCCAAACTAGACATTCCAAAACAGAGCATCCAGCGCAACATTTCCGCTATGGAACGCTTCCGAAACATGGATAAAAGAGCCACTACAGAAGATCGTAACACTACCCTGGAGACACTGCACCAAAACAGTATAAC CCAAGTGTCTATTTATGAGATAGACAAACGAGATTGTCGTAAATTCTGCACCACCGGCATTGATGGAGCAATGACCATCTGGGATTTCAAG ACCTTAGAGTCCTCTATTCAAGGTCTACGAATCATGTAA
- the PDAP1 gene encoding 28 kDa heat- and acid-stable phosphoprotein isoform X1 — MPKGGRKGGHKGRARQYTSPEEIDAQLQAEKQKAREEEEQEEGGEGATGDPKKEKKSLDSDESDEDDEDYQQKRKGVEGLIDIENPNRVIQTTKKVTQLDLDGPKELSRREREEIEKQKAKERYMKMHLAGKTEQAKADLARLAIIRKQREEAARKKEEERKAKDEAAMAGKRLQSLSLNK; from the exons ATGCCGAAAGGAG GTAGAAAAGGAGGCCACAAAGGCCGAGCAAGACAGTACACAAGTCCCGAAGAGATTGATGCCCAGCtccaagcagaaaagcaaaaggcaagG gaagaagaggagcaagaAGAAGGAGGCGAAGGAGCAACAGGGGACCCCAAAAAGGAGAAGAAGTCTTTAGATTCAGATGAGAGTGATGAAGATGACGAGGATTATCAG CAAAAGCGCAAAGGAGTGGAAGGGTTGATAGACATAGAGAATCCCAATCGTGTAATTCAGACAACCAAAAAAGTAACTCAGCTGGACCTGGATGGACCTAAGGAACTCTCGCGACGAGAGCG AGAGGAAATagagaaacaaaaggcaaaagaaagataCATGAAAATGCACCTAGCTGGCAAAACAGAACAAGCGAAGGCAGATCTCGCCCGACTAGCCATCATTCGGAAGCAAAGGGAAGAAGCtgccagaaagaaagaagaagaaagaaaag caAAAGACGAAGCGGCCATGGCAGGTAAAAGACTGCAGTCACTATCCCTTAACAAGTAA
- the ARPC1B gene encoding actin-related protein 2/3 complex subunit 1B, with translation MAYHSFLLEPISCHAWNKDRTQIALCPNNHEVHIYRKDGAKWSKVHELKEHNGQVTGIDWAPESNRLVTCGTDRNAYVWTLKGNVWKPTLVILRINRAARCVKWSPKENKFAVGSGSRLISICYFEQENDWWVCKHIKKPIRSTVLSLDWHPNNVLLAAGSCDFKCRIFSAYIKEVEERPSPTPWGSKMPFGELMFESSSSCGWVHSICFSASGARVAWVSHDSTLCLADANKKMAVASLCTETLPLLAVTFITENSLVAAGHDCYPMLFTYEESQGALTFGGKLDIPKQSSQRGLTARERFQNLDKKASSDTANATLDTLHKNSISQISVLAGGKANCSQFCTTGMDGGMSIWDVKSLESALKDLKIK, from the exons ATGGCCTACCACAGCTTCTTGCTGGAGCCCATCAGCTGCCACGCCTGGAACAAGGACCGGACCC AGATCGCCCTCTGCCCCAACAACCACGAAGTCCACATCTACCGCAAGGACGGGGCCAAGTGGAGCAAAGTCCACGAGCTGAAGGAGCACAACGGGCAGGTGACGG GCATCGACTGGGCCCCTGAGAGCAACCGGCTGGTGACATGCGGGACCGACCGCAACGCCTACGTCTGGACCCTGAAGGGCAACGTTTGGAAACCCACCCTGGTCATCCTGCGGATCAACCGGGCCGCCCGCTGCGTCAAATGGTCTCCCAAGGAGAACAAGTTTGCCGTGGGCAGCGGCTCCCGGCTCATCTCCATCTGCTACTTTGAGCAGGAGAACGACTG GTGGGTTTGCAAGCACATCAAGAAGCCCATCCGCTCGACGGTGCTCAGCCTCGACTGGCACCCCAACAACGTCCTCCTGGCCGCGGGCTCTTGCGACTTCAAGTGccg GATCTTCTCAGCCTACATCAAGGAGGTGGAGGAGCGGCCCAGCCCCACGCCGTGGGGCTCCAAGATGCCCTTCGGGGAGCTGATGTTCGAGTCGAGCAGCAGCTGCGGGTGGGTGCACAGCATCTGCTTCTCGGCCAGCGGCGCCCGCGTGGCCTGGGTGAGCCACGACAGCACCCTCTGCCTCGCCGATGCCAACAAGAAGATGGC CGTCGCCTCCCTGTGCACCGAGACCCTGCCCCTCCTGGCCGTCACCTTCATCACCGAAAACAGCCTGGTGGCCGCA GGCCACGACTGCTACCCGATGCTGTTCACCTACGAGGAGAGCCAGGGCGCGCTGACCTTCGGGGGGAAGCTGGACATCCCCAAGCAGAGCTCCCAGCGTGGCCTCACCGCCCGTGAGCGCTTCCAGAACCTGGATAAGAAAGCGAGCTCGGACACCGCCAACGCCACGCTGGACACCCTGCACAAGAACAGCATCAG CCAGATCTCGGTGCTGGCGGGCGGGAAGGCCAACTGCTCGCAGTTCTGCACCACGGGGATGGACGGCGGCATGAGCATCTGGGACGTCAAG AGCCTGGAGTCGGCGCTGAAGGATCTCAAGATCAAATGA
- the PDAP1 gene encoding 28 kDa heat- and acid-stable phosphoprotein isoform X2, producing MPKGGRKGGHKGRARQYTSPEEIDAQLQAEKQKEEEEQEEGGEGATGDPKKEKKSLDSDESDEDDEDYQQKRKGVEGLIDIENPNRVIQTTKKVTQLDLDGPKELSRREREEIEKQKAKERYMKMHLAGKTEQAKADLARLAIIRKQREEAARKKEEERKAKDEAAMAGKRLQSLSLNK from the exons ATGCCGAAAGGAG GTAGAAAAGGAGGCCACAAAGGCCGAGCAAGACAGTACACAAGTCCCGAAGAGATTGATGCCCAGCtccaagcagaaaagcaaaag gaagaagaggagcaagaAGAAGGAGGCGAAGGAGCAACAGGGGACCCCAAAAAGGAGAAGAAGTCTTTAGATTCAGATGAGAGTGATGAAGATGACGAGGATTATCAG CAAAAGCGCAAAGGAGTGGAAGGGTTGATAGACATAGAGAATCCCAATCGTGTAATTCAGACAACCAAAAAAGTAACTCAGCTGGACCTGGATGGACCTAAGGAACTCTCGCGACGAGAGCG AGAGGAAATagagaaacaaaaggcaaaagaaagataCATGAAAATGCACCTAGCTGGCAAAACAGAACAAGCGAAGGCAGATCTCGCCCGACTAGCCATCATTCGGAAGCAAAGGGAAGAAGCtgccagaaagaaagaagaagaaagaaaag caAAAGACGAAGCGGCCATGGCAGGTAAAAGACTGCAGTCACTATCCCTTAACAAGTAA